The Jiangella sp. DSM 45060 genome contains the following window.
GGAAACGGATAGTGCAGGAACGAGACGTCGGGGCCGAGATGCCCGTATCGGCTGCCTTCGAAGTCGACCAGCCGCACGCCGTGCTCGGTGACGAGTGCGTTGGTCGGGTTGAGGTCGTCGTGCACCAGGGCCGCGAAGGCGCCCGGGTCGTCGAGCTGCGAGCGGACGAGCGCGACGTCGGCCCGCGCCGTCCGGGCGTCCGGGAGGCCGAGGTCCGCGCACGCCTCCTCGACGACACGCCAGCGGCGGATGCCGCCGATCCCCGTGCTGCCGCCCGTCGTCACGTCGGCCGCGCCGAACTCGGCCAAGGCCGCCTCGTGGTCGGCGCGGCGCCCCAACGTGCTCGCGTGCAGCCGCCCGACGGCGCGGCCGTACTCCACCATCGCCGCGGCCGCACGGTCCCGGTCGTCCCCGAGGAGCACCTGCTCGAGCGTCGGCCACGTCCCGAGGTCGGACTGCACGACGACACCGGCCTCGTCGTCGGCGAGGATCACCCGCGCGGCGACGTCGCTTCGTCCGAGCGTCCGCAACCCGGCGATCTCGCGCCGCAGGTACGCCGGCCCGCCGTGCCCGTCGCCGTCCACCCGCCTCGTCTTCACGATGACCGTGCGACCCGGGCCGTCGTCGCCGCCCAGACCGGGCAGCTCCCGATCGAACACCAGCCGCGTCACCGGCGCCCAGGCGTGGCCGACGCCGTCCGCCTCCAGGACGACCGGTCGTCGCCCGCAGATCGCGGACAACCCGTCCAGCACGACGTCGCGGCGCGCAGGCGTCAGCGGATGATGCACGCTCGGGCTCCCAGGGTGCCGACGATGGTCGGTCCGTAGCGTAACGACGCGGCCCGCGACGCCGGCGTCGTCCGGCCCACACTGTCGGACCCGCGTGCGAGCATGGCCGGATGGACGACACCGCGCGACCACTGCGCCGGCCCGAGGCGTCGGCCGCCGTCGAGCATCTGGGCTGGCGGTACCTCCTGGCGCGCTTCCACACCGGCGTGGCGGTGGGGTCGCCGGCCGAGGCGGTCGACGTGACGGCGACGGCCGTCCGCGCGGCGGGTCCGGCGGCCGAGGGTCACCTGCGCGCCGACCTGCGGCCGGGACGCGTGCTGCTCAGCCTGCAGGACGCCGCACTGGCGAACGTCACCAGCGTGGACGTCGACGCCGCGGCGCGCATCACGACGGCGCTGCTGGCGGCCGGGCGCGAGGCCGACCCCGCGGTCGGCGGGCGGCCGCGGTCGGAGCAGGCGCTGGAGCTCGCCATCGACGCGCTGGACATCCCCGCCGTCCGGCCGTTCTGGAAGGCCGTGCTCGCGTACGACGACGAGCCCGGGCTGGACGGCCCCACGGACGCGCTGGTCGATCCTCTCGGCCAGGGTCCGGCGGTCTGGTTCCAGCAGATGGACGAGCCGCGGCCGCAGCGCAACCGCATCCACTTCGACCTCTGCGTCCCGCACGACGAGGCCCGGCGACGGCTCGCAGCGGCGCTCGACGCGGGCGGGCGGCTGGTGAACGACGGGCGCGCGCCGGCGTTCTGGGTGCTGGCCGACGCCGAGGGGAACGAGATCTGCATCTGCACGTGGCAGGGGCGGGACTGATGCGATGACGACGCCTTGCTGGTGGGACGACGACGGTGCGGCGGCGGTGGCGGGTGTGAGGCGGCCGGTGCGAGGCGGAGTCGGCCGTGGTGCAACGCGCGCTATCGGCCGGTACCCCGAGGTGATGCGATGACCGTGCTGGGGTTGGTCGGGGTGCCGTCGGGCGTGGCGGCGCGTTGGCCGGTGCACGTGGCAGGGTCGGGGCTGGTGCGATGACGACGCTGGGGTTGGTCGGGGTGCCGTCGAGTGTGGCGGCGCACTGGCCGGGTCAGGAGCGGGCGCCGGCGGTGCTGCGGGCCGCCGGGCTGGTGGAGCGGCTGCGGCAGTCCGGCCACGAAGTGCACGATCACGGCGACCGCCCGGTCCGGCGCTGGGCCGCGCACCCGGCGGCCGGTGAGCCGAACAACGTCGGCGGCGTCATCGAGGTGCTCGACGACGCCCGCGCGGCCGTCGCCGCCGTCATCGAGGCCGGCGAGACACCGGTCGTCGTCGGGGGAGAGTGCACGCTGACCATCGCCGTCATCAGCGCGTTCGCCGCCGCCGGGCAGGACGTCGGGCTCGTCTACGTCGACGGCGGGCAGGATCTCCAGACGCCGGCCGACCACCCGCACGAACCGATCGCCGACGGCATGGGCGTCGCGCACCTGCTCGACCTCCCCGGCACCGCGCCCGCGCTGAGCGGCTTCGGTCCGCGCCGTCCGCTGCTCACCGCCGACCAGGTCTGCTTCTTCGGGTACGCCGACGATGAGGAGGACGTGCACGGGCGGGTGCCCAGCTGGCGCTTCCCCGTCGCGTCGGTCGCGCCCGACCCGCCCGCCGCCGCCCGGCTCGCGCTCGCCGCCGTCACGTCGGTGACCAGCCGGTTCGTCGTGCACCTCGACGTCGACGTCGTCAACTTCCTCGACCTCCCGGCCGCCGACGTGCCGCAGTACCGGGGCCTCACGCTGGCCCAGGTGACCAGCGCGGTGACGGTCATGGCGGGCCACCCCGGGTTCGCCGGCCTGGTGCTCACCGAGTTCAACCCCGACCACGGCGAACCCGACGGCTCCACGGCCGGGCGACTCGCTGAGGCCGTCGCCGCGGTGTTCAGGCCGGCGCGCTGAGCCGCGACTCCACCAGCGCCAGCACCCGCCGCTGCGCCTCGTTCAGCACGTCGCCGGTGTACGCCGAGAGCAGCGGCGCCACCGCATCGAGATCGAGCTCGTCGTCGCTCGCGGCCTGGAACTCCGCCGCGATGGGCGCGACCATCGCCGCGAGGTCGTCGGCCAGCCGCTCGATCTCGGCGTCGTCGCTGCCGGGACCCAGCGCGTCCATGCGCGCGTAGAGCGTCCGGCTCGCCGCCACGACGTCCGGGGCGGTCATCCGCTCGTACAGCTGGGACAGCCGCGGCAGGTTCTCTTCTCCGACAAGATGCGCGACGAGGATCGTCTGCTCGCGGTCGATCCGGGCCAGCGTGGCCGGCGCGTCGGCGTCGGCCCACGCCGCGAGGTGCCGGGCCAGCTCGTGCGGTAGGTCGGGCGCGGCGCGGTCGCGACGCAACTCCGCGACGACGGCCCGGCGTGCCTCCAGCCGCTGGATCTGCCCCGCCAGCTCGTCGTCCAGCTGATCGAGCAGTTCGACGGCGTCGGCGTCGGGCTGGTCGAGCAGACCCGGCAGCGCGGCCAGCGGGAAGCCGAGCGCCGTCAGCCGCTTGATCCGCAGCACCCGGATGAGGTGGTGCACGTCGTACGCGCGGTACCCGTTCGCCTTCCGCGGCGGCTCGTCGAGCACCCCGACCTGGTGGTAGTGCCGCAACGCGCGGACGGTGACGCCGGCCAGCGCGGCCAGCTCGCTACTGCGCACTCATGGACACCTCCTCGGACGGCGCGGTCGTGGAATCAACGGTACGCAGCGCCTGTGAACGTAGTGCGACGATCGCCGTCACCAGCCACACCGCGGCCACCGCGACCGCCGCCACCCGCACGGAGCCGTACTCGGTGAGGACGGCCGCGAGCATGATCCCGGCCGGCGGCGCGGCCGTCGTGACGGCGTTCTGCGTGCCCATGACGCGGCCGCGGAACGCCTCGGGCACCCGCTCGATCATCAGGACGCCGAGCAGGCTGCCGGACACCCCGCTGAACGCGCCCACCAGGAACGCGCCCGCGAACACCGTCCATGGCGCCACGAGGCCGGCGACGACGGCGAACCCGCCGGCCGTCCCGACGGTGCCGATGACCAGCCAGAACCGCTGCGACGCCCGAGGCCCGGCCACCGCGTACGTCCCGGCGCCGAGCAGCATGCCCGCGGCGATCGCGGTGAGGACGAACCCGACCTGCTCCGGGCGACCGGCGTCGAGGAAGTACACCGGCAGGACGAGTCCCTGCAGCGCGGCCAGGACGAACACCGACGTGACGGCGATCAGGGTGACGGTCGCGAGGAACCGCGACCCGGCCAGCACCCGCCAGCCGGCGACGAACTGCCGCCAGGACGAGCCCGCGGGTCCAGCGGCGCTGCAGGCCGCGTCGATGACGCCGACCCGATGCGGGATCGCCAACGTGATCAGCGCCGCGCCGAGCGACGTCGCCGCCGTCAGCCACAGGACCGTCGACCCGTCGAACAGTGCCATCAGCGTTCCGGCCGCCGCCGGCCCGGCCAGCAGCGCGACGGCGCCCAGTGCCTCGCGGGCGCCCATGAGCCGCTCCGCGGCGACGCCGCTGTGCCGCACGATCGCCGGCAGCAGCGCGTCGCGCGCCGTCATCCCCGGCACGTCGCCGAGCGAGCCGATGATCCCGAACAGCACGAACCAGCCCAGCTCCAGCCCGCTGACCGCGTCGACGAGGGGGAGCGCGGCGACCGCCCCCGCCGAGACCAGGTCCGTGACCACCGACGACGTGCGCCGGTTGATCCGGTCGATCACGACGCCCATGAACAGGCCGGCCAGCACCGCGGGCACCGCCGTCGCCGCGGCCACCCAGCCGGCGCCGAGCGCGCTGCCGGTGGTCTGCAGCACGATCAGCGGTAGCGCGACGCCGGCGACGGAGTTGCCGAGCAGGCTCAGCGTGTAGGACGCGAGGTACGCGACCGGGATCAGCCTCATGCCTCCAGCGAAAACTATGACGTCGCGTCGGGGTCAAGCCGTCAGCTCGACTGCGCCGCCACCGCCTGACTGAGCCGGAACTCCTCGGCGTCCGGCTCGGTCCTGAACTCGACGACCGCGATGTTGTGCTCGCGCAGCGCGTCCAGCACCTCGGCCGGCGTGACGTAGAAGAACTCCCGCCTCGGGTTCATGCGGTTGACCCGGACCTCGGCCAGCTCGCGATGCAGCATCGTCTCGACGCCCACGGCATCGTCGGAGAAGAACAGCGCGTGCACGTCGAACCGGAACGGCACCGACGCGTCGCCGAGCTCCCGGATGCGGTCCATCGGGTCCAGCCGGCGGGTCATTCCGATCTTGACCATGCGCTCGCCGAAGGCACCGACATTGGAGATGACGTAGACGTAGCCTGCGCGGATGTTCGCCGCCCGGTAGTCGACGTCGTCGAGCGCCTTGTCGACGTCCGTGAGCTTCGCCTGCAGCGCTTCGGCGCCGGCGGTGTCGCCGCGGGCGCGGAGTGCCTCGAGTGCGTTGGCGTAGTGGTCGCGCTCCTTCTGCAACCGCTCACGTTCCCGGCGCAGCTCGTCCTCGACCTTCTTCTGCTCGCGGAGCTCGGCACGCCGCTCGCGTTCGGCCTCCTTTGCCGCCTTCACGGCCTCGAGGTGCCGGGCGGCCAGCGCCAGCTCGTCGAGCCGAAGCCTGTGGTAGCGCGCTGCGATGCGCAGGTTGATCATCGTGCCGTTCCTCTCGACCCGGTCGACGACCTTGGTGAGGCGATTCCGGGCGGTCTCCAGGCCACCGGCCCGCACGGTCTTGATGCAGTTCTCGGCTTCGGCGTTGTAGGCGGCGAGCATCGTCTTCGACATGTCTTTGACGAACTTGCGCCCCTTGGCGGTGGAGTTGTTGAAGGTGAAGTTCTCGGTCGCGGTGGTCGCCCGGCCCTCTGCGACCAGCTGCTTGATCTCGAGTCGGAGCGCGGCCAGCTGATTGGCGAGGGCCGCCGACTCCTCTGCGGGGTGCTCGAAGTCGTACAGGCCCAGTTCCTGGACGGCCACAGCGCGGCGGGCGTCGACGAGTTCCGCGGCGAGCCGGGTCACCTCGGCGCGCTGGGTCGCCGCCTCGGCTCGCAGCTGCTCGACCTCTCGTCCCGCCTCGATTCTCATCCGCTCGACCTCGCTGCGTGTTTCGGTTCGCACGCGCTCGGCTTCGCTCGTCGCCTTGGCCCGCAGGCGTTCGGCCTCGACGAGGCTCATGCCGCCGAACCGGTCGAGCGCGTTCCTGAGCTCGTCGTTCTCGACCATCAGCTCCTTGGCCCGGGCTCGCGCACCGAAGAACGAGACCTTCTGGTCGGGGCGCGTTCGTGCGGCCTGCTCCGGATGAGCTGCTGCAGTCTGGAGTGGGGTGGCCGCCGCCGCCTGTGGCGCCGGAACTGCTGCGGGTGCCTCGCGAGGGCGGGTCGCCTCGGTCCATCGTGCGCCGTCCCACCACCGGTGGATGGATGCGTCAGTGGTGTCGTCGTACCAGCCTGGCGGTGGTGCCTGTGTCATGATCCCCCCGGGAGACGATGTGTGCCGTCACCGTACTGATCACCCGCGACAGAACCGGAGCCCTGCCAGACTGGGTCCGTGACTGCCGATCCCACGCCGGGCGATCTGATGCGGCGCATCGCGTTCCTGCTGGAGCGGGCCCGCGAGCCCACCTACCGGGTGCGCGCCTTCCGCACGGCGGCCGCGACCGTCGACGAGGTGGGGATCGCCGAGTTGGTGGAGCGGGTGGAGGAGGGCACGCTGACCGAGCTGCCCGGCATCGGCAAGGTGACGGCGACGGTCATCAGCGAGGCGCTGGCCGGGGAGGTCCCGGTGTA
Protein-coding sequences here:
- a CDS encoding VOC family protein → MDDTARPLRRPEASAAVEHLGWRYLLARFHTGVAVGSPAEAVDVTATAVRAAGPAAEGHLRADLRPGRVLLSLQDAALANVTSVDVDAAARITTALLAAGREADPAVGGRPRSEQALELAIDALDIPAVRPFWKAVLAYDDEPGLDGPTDALVDPLGQGPAVWFQQMDEPRPQRNRIHFDLCVPHDEARRRLAAALDAGGRLVNDGRAPAFWVLADAEGNEICICTWQGRD
- a CDS encoding arginase family protein, which translates into the protein MTTLGLVGVPSSVAAHWPGQERAPAVLRAAGLVERLRQSGHEVHDHGDRPVRRWAAHPAAGEPNNVGGVIEVLDDARAAVAAVIEAGETPVVVGGECTLTIAVISAFAAAGQDVGLVYVDGGQDLQTPADHPHEPIADGMGVAHLLDLPGTAPALSGFGPRRPLLTADQVCFFGYADDEEDVHGRVPSWRFPVASVAPDPPAAARLALAAVTSVTSRFVVHLDVDVVNFLDLPAADVPQYRGLTLAQVTSAVTVMAGHPGFAGLVLTEFNPDHGEPDGSTAGRLAEAVAAVFRPAR
- a CDS encoding MerR family transcriptional regulator translates to MRSSELAALAGVTVRALRHYHQVGVLDEPPRKANGYRAYDVHHLIRVLRIKRLTALGFPLAALPGLLDQPDADAVELLDQLDDELAGQIQRLEARRAVVAELRRDRAAPDLPHELARHLAAWADADAPATLARIDREQTILVAHLVGEENLPRLSQLYERMTAPDVVAASRTLYARMDALGPGSDDAEIERLADDLAAMVAPIAAEFQAASDDELDLDAVAPLLSAYTGDVLNEAQRRVLALVESRLSAPA
- a CDS encoding MFS transporter, with protein sequence MRLIPVAYLASYTLSLLGNSVAGVALPLIVLQTTGSALGAGWVAAATAVPAVLAGLFMGVVIDRINRRTSSVVTDLVSAGAVAALPLVDAVSGLELGWFVLFGIIGSLGDVPGMTARDALLPAIVRHSGVAAERLMGAREALGAVALLAGPAAAGTLMALFDGSTVLWLTAATSLGAALITLAIPHRVGVIDAACSAAGPAGSSWRQFVAGWRVLAGSRFLATVTLIAVTSVFVLAALQGLVLPVYFLDAGRPEQVGFVLTAIAAGMLLGAGTYAVAGPRASQRFWLVIGTVGTAGGFAVVAGLVAPWTVFAGAFLVGAFSGVSGSLLGVLMIERVPEAFRGRVMGTQNAVTTAAPPAGIMLAAVLTEYGSVRVAAVAVAAVWLVTAIVALRSQALRTVDSTTAPSEEVSMSAQ
- a CDS encoding DUF4041 domain-containing protein, encoding MTQAPPPGWYDDTTDASIHRWWDGARWTEATRPREAPAAVPAPQAAAATPLQTAAAHPEQAARTRPDQKVSFFGARARAKELMVENDELRNALDRFGGMSLVEAERLRAKATSEAERVRTETRSEVERMRIEAGREVEQLRAEAATQRAEVTRLAAELVDARRAVAVQELGLYDFEHPAEESAALANQLAALRLEIKQLVAEGRATTATENFTFNNSTAKGRKFVKDMSKTMLAAYNAEAENCIKTVRAGGLETARNRLTKVVDRVERNGTMINLRIAARYHRLRLDELALAARHLEAVKAAKEAERERRAELREQKKVEDELRRERERLQKERDHYANALEALRARGDTAGAEALQAKLTDVDKALDDVDYRAANIRAGYVYVISNVGAFGERMVKIGMTRRLDPMDRIRELGDASVPFRFDVHALFFSDDAVGVETMLHRELAEVRVNRMNPRREFFYVTPAEVLDALREHNIAVVEFRTEPDAEEFRLSQAVAAQSS